In a single window of the Alosa sapidissima isolate fAloSap1 chromosome 18, fAloSap1.pri, whole genome shotgun sequence genome:
- the prkd4 gene encoding protein kinase D4 isoform X1, which translates to MAANRPSSESLDSGISTAFSSMSVGSGSVGGSVSGSGLALVRFQLGLLQEVVQASSRRLSFRSAKRLATEIIERKAPEVSVIGLREKLLLFRHEPGYENILRKLSEQDTLQDGDMVEVVLAESASATVIKFRPHSLVVQSYRTPTFCHHCGEMLWGLVRQGLKCEGCGLDFHKRCALHLPNDCSGLSRRCRSSLSLFPPGRPRLPSLSTQAGGSLEEISMTKTSNYRSHSSCWVDRSGVWGGQGRGGGGGGGGGGGAQLPHTFHVHSYTRPTVCQYCHKLLKGLFRQGLQCADCRFNCHRRCAPLVPNNCLGEAKFTNGGDSESGWNRMDVDMESSVESVNDLYEEFCPPSSSSNLPQPEVAPSRPEIGPCFSSNIPLMRVVQSVKHTKRRASGVLRRGWLVHCTNTHSMRKRHYWVLDSKCITLYQTEHGNKYYKEIPLSEVLQIRGTGQLADSEYSFELETATTVYRVVAEEEEEGTAWESAMRQALMPVHGSGIKRAGTDYGLQQGQTQDISSVYQIFSEEVLGSGQFGIVYGGTHRQSSRPVAVKVIDKTRFPTNLERQMRNEVAILQNLSHLGVVLLEGVFETSELVFVVMEKLHSDMLEMILSHENGRLPERTTRFLVTQILEALRYLHFKHIAHCDLKPENVLLASPDPFPQVKLCDFGFARIIGEKSFRRSVVGTPAYLAPEVISSSGYNRSLDMWAVGVILYVSLSGTFPFNEDEDISQQITNAAFMYPRHPWSLISLEAVSLIKNLLQVVVRRRFSVGKALGHPWLQNFQLWCDLREFEQHVGRRYLTHEEEDERWRRLAAEKGLDFPSHLTVNQENEDSS; encoded by the exons GCTCCAGAGGTGAGTGTGATTGGTCTGAGGGAGAAGCTGCTGCTGTTTCGCCATGAGCCTGGCTATGAGAATATCCTGCGCAAACTCAGTGAACAGGACACACTCCAAGATGGGGACATGGTAGAGGTGGTCCTCgcag AATCAGCATCTGCAACAGTAATTAAGTTCCGCCCCCATTCACTGGTGGTCCAATCATATCGCACCCCTACCTTCTGCCATCACTGTGGGGAGATGCTGTGGGGCTTGGTCAGGCAAGGGTTAAAATGTGAAG gttgTGGTCTAGACTTCCACAAGCGCTGTGCTCTCCACTTACCCAACGACTGCAGTGGTTTGTCTCGGCGATGTAGGTCCAGTCTATCCCTTTTCCCTCCCGGGCGGCCGCGCCTGCCATCCCTCTCCACACAGGCAGGGGGCAGTCTAGAGGAG ATCAGCATGACGAAGACCAGCAACTACAGATCTCATAGCAGCTGCTGGGTGGACCGGtcgggggtgtgggggggtcaagggcgaggaggaggaggaggaggaggaggaggaggaggggcgcAGTTGCCCCACACCTTCCACGTGCACAGCTACACACGCCCCACTGTTTGCCAGTACTGCCACAAGCTGCTCAAGGGACTCTTCAGGCAGGGCCTACAGTGTgctg actgcaGGTTTAATTGTCATCGGCGGTGTGCACCACTTGTTCCAAATAACTGTCTTGGAGAAGCAAAGTTCACCAATGGGGGAG ATAGTGAATCAGGGTGGAACAGAATGGATGTGGATATGGAAAGCAGTGTGGAGTCTGTGAATGATCTCTATGAAGAGTTCTGTCCGCCCAGCTCTTCCAGTAACCTGCCCCAACCAGAGGTGGCGCCCTCGCGTCCAGAGATCGG TCCGTGTTTCAGCAGTAATATCCCGCTCATGCGTGTCGTCCAGTCGGTCAAACACACTAAGAGAAGAGCCAGTGGAGTCCTGCGCAGAGGCTGGCTGGTGCactgcaccaacacacactcaatg AGGAAGCGGCATTATTGGGTCCTGGATAGCAAGTGCATCACCCTGTATCAGACTGAACACGGAAATAAGTATTATAAG GAGATTCCTCTCTCGGAGGTGCTACAGATCCGAGGGACGGGGCAGCTGGCGGACAGCGAGTATTCCTTTGAGCTGGAGACGGCCACCACGGTGTACCGTGTggtggcggaggaggaggaggagggcactGCCTGGGAGAGTGCCATGAGACAAGCACTGATGCCCGTGCACGGCAGTGGGATCAAGAGAGCGGGCACAG atTACGGTTTGCAGCAAGGGCAGACTCAG GACATCAGTTCTGTCTATCAGATCTTCTCAGAGGAGGTATTGGGCTCTGGGCAGTTTGGAATCGTTTATGGAG GTACACATAGACAGTCGAGTCGACCTGTTGCTGTCAAAGTAATCGACAAAACCCGCTTCCCCACCAACCTAGAGAGACAGATGAGGAATGAAGTGGCCATCTTACAG AACTTGTCCCATCTCGGAGTAGTCTTGCTTGAGGGTGTTTTTGAGACATCGGAGCTGGTCTTCGTTGTCATGGAGAAGCTCCATAGCGACATGCTGGAGATGATCCTGTCCCATGAGAATGGCCGCCTGCCGGAGCGCACCACACGCTTCCTGGTCACACAG attctgGAGGCACTACGGTACCTGCACTTTAAGCACATTGCTCACTGCGATCTAAAGCCTGAGAACGTGCTGCTGGCCTCCCCTGATCCCTTCCCTCAG GTGAAACTGTGTGACTTTGGCTTTGCACGTATCATTGGCGAGAAGTCATTCCGGCGCTCGGTTGTGGGTACGCCGGCGTACCTGGCCCCCGAGGTGATCAGCAGCAGCGGCTACAACCGCTCACTAGACATGTGGGCAGTCGGGGTCATCCTCTACGTCAGTCTCAGCGGCACGTTCCCCTTCAACGAGGACGAGGACATCAGCCAGCAGATCACCAACGCCGCCTTCATGTACCCCCGACACCCCTGGTCACTCATATCactggaag CTGTGAGTCTCATCAAGAACCTGCTCCAGGTGGTGGTGAGGCGAAGGTTCAGTGTGGGGAAAGCTCTGGGACACCCCTGGCTGCAG AACTTTCAGCTGTGGTGTGACTTGCGTGAGTTTGAGCAACATGTCGGCCGCAGGTACCTCAcgcatgaggaggaggatgaacgGTGGCGACGACTTGCAGCAGAAAAAGGACTTGACTTTCCTTCACATCTCACCGTTAATCAAGAGAATGAGGACAGCAGCTGA
- the prkd4 gene encoding protein kinase D4 isoform X2 has protein sequence MAANRPSSESLDSGISTFSSMSVGSGSVGGSVSGSGLALVRFQLGLLQEVVQASSRRLSFRSAKRLATEIIERKAPEVSVIGLREKLLLFRHEPGYENILRKLSEQDTLQDGDMVEVVLAESASATVIKFRPHSLVVQSYRTPTFCHHCGEMLWGLVRQGLKCEGCGLDFHKRCALHLPNDCSGLSRRCRSSLSLFPPGRPRLPSLSTQAGGSLEEISMTKTSNYRSHSSCWVDRSGVWGGQGRGGGGGGGGGGGAQLPHTFHVHSYTRPTVCQYCHKLLKGLFRQGLQCADCRFNCHRRCAPLVPNNCLGEAKFTNGGDSESGWNRMDVDMESSVESVNDLYEEFCPPSSSSNLPQPEVAPSRPEIGPCFSSNIPLMRVVQSVKHTKRRASGVLRRGWLVHCTNTHSMRKRHYWVLDSKCITLYQTEHGNKYYKEIPLSEVLQIRGTGQLADSEYSFELETATTVYRVVAEEEEEGTAWESAMRQALMPVHGSGIKRAGTDYGLQQGQTQDISSVYQIFSEEVLGSGQFGIVYGGTHRQSSRPVAVKVIDKTRFPTNLERQMRNEVAILQNLSHLGVVLLEGVFETSELVFVVMEKLHSDMLEMILSHENGRLPERTTRFLVTQILEALRYLHFKHIAHCDLKPENVLLASPDPFPQVKLCDFGFARIIGEKSFRRSVVGTPAYLAPEVISSSGYNRSLDMWAVGVILYVSLSGTFPFNEDEDISQQITNAAFMYPRHPWSLISLEAVSLIKNLLQVVVRRRFSVGKALGHPWLQNFQLWCDLREFEQHVGRRYLTHEEEDERWRRLAAEKGLDFPSHLTVNQENEDSS, from the exons GCTCCAGAGGTGAGTGTGATTGGTCTGAGGGAGAAGCTGCTGCTGTTTCGCCATGAGCCTGGCTATGAGAATATCCTGCGCAAACTCAGTGAACAGGACACACTCCAAGATGGGGACATGGTAGAGGTGGTCCTCgcag AATCAGCATCTGCAACAGTAATTAAGTTCCGCCCCCATTCACTGGTGGTCCAATCATATCGCACCCCTACCTTCTGCCATCACTGTGGGGAGATGCTGTGGGGCTTGGTCAGGCAAGGGTTAAAATGTGAAG gttgTGGTCTAGACTTCCACAAGCGCTGTGCTCTCCACTTACCCAACGACTGCAGTGGTTTGTCTCGGCGATGTAGGTCCAGTCTATCCCTTTTCCCTCCCGGGCGGCCGCGCCTGCCATCCCTCTCCACACAGGCAGGGGGCAGTCTAGAGGAG ATCAGCATGACGAAGACCAGCAACTACAGATCTCATAGCAGCTGCTGGGTGGACCGGtcgggggtgtgggggggtcaagggcgaggaggaggaggaggaggaggaggaggaggaggggcgcAGTTGCCCCACACCTTCCACGTGCACAGCTACACACGCCCCACTGTTTGCCAGTACTGCCACAAGCTGCTCAAGGGACTCTTCAGGCAGGGCCTACAGTGTgctg actgcaGGTTTAATTGTCATCGGCGGTGTGCACCACTTGTTCCAAATAACTGTCTTGGAGAAGCAAAGTTCACCAATGGGGGAG ATAGTGAATCAGGGTGGAACAGAATGGATGTGGATATGGAAAGCAGTGTGGAGTCTGTGAATGATCTCTATGAAGAGTTCTGTCCGCCCAGCTCTTCCAGTAACCTGCCCCAACCAGAGGTGGCGCCCTCGCGTCCAGAGATCGG TCCGTGTTTCAGCAGTAATATCCCGCTCATGCGTGTCGTCCAGTCGGTCAAACACACTAAGAGAAGAGCCAGTGGAGTCCTGCGCAGAGGCTGGCTGGTGCactgcaccaacacacactcaatg AGGAAGCGGCATTATTGGGTCCTGGATAGCAAGTGCATCACCCTGTATCAGACTGAACACGGAAATAAGTATTATAAG GAGATTCCTCTCTCGGAGGTGCTACAGATCCGAGGGACGGGGCAGCTGGCGGACAGCGAGTATTCCTTTGAGCTGGAGACGGCCACCACGGTGTACCGTGTggtggcggaggaggaggaggagggcactGCCTGGGAGAGTGCCATGAGACAAGCACTGATGCCCGTGCACGGCAGTGGGATCAAGAGAGCGGGCACAG atTACGGTTTGCAGCAAGGGCAGACTCAG GACATCAGTTCTGTCTATCAGATCTTCTCAGAGGAGGTATTGGGCTCTGGGCAGTTTGGAATCGTTTATGGAG GTACACATAGACAGTCGAGTCGACCTGTTGCTGTCAAAGTAATCGACAAAACCCGCTTCCCCACCAACCTAGAGAGACAGATGAGGAATGAAGTGGCCATCTTACAG AACTTGTCCCATCTCGGAGTAGTCTTGCTTGAGGGTGTTTTTGAGACATCGGAGCTGGTCTTCGTTGTCATGGAGAAGCTCCATAGCGACATGCTGGAGATGATCCTGTCCCATGAGAATGGCCGCCTGCCGGAGCGCACCACACGCTTCCTGGTCACACAG attctgGAGGCACTACGGTACCTGCACTTTAAGCACATTGCTCACTGCGATCTAAAGCCTGAGAACGTGCTGCTGGCCTCCCCTGATCCCTTCCCTCAG GTGAAACTGTGTGACTTTGGCTTTGCACGTATCATTGGCGAGAAGTCATTCCGGCGCTCGGTTGTGGGTACGCCGGCGTACCTGGCCCCCGAGGTGATCAGCAGCAGCGGCTACAACCGCTCACTAGACATGTGGGCAGTCGGGGTCATCCTCTACGTCAGTCTCAGCGGCACGTTCCCCTTCAACGAGGACGAGGACATCAGCCAGCAGATCACCAACGCCGCCTTCATGTACCCCCGACACCCCTGGTCACTCATATCactggaag CTGTGAGTCTCATCAAGAACCTGCTCCAGGTGGTGGTGAGGCGAAGGTTCAGTGTGGGGAAAGCTCTGGGACACCCCTGGCTGCAG AACTTTCAGCTGTGGTGTGACTTGCGTGAGTTTGAGCAACATGTCGGCCGCAGGTACCTCAcgcatgaggaggaggatgaacgGTGGCGACGACTTGCAGCAGAAAAAGGACTTGACTTTCCTTCACATCTCACCGTTAATCAAGAGAATGAGGACAGCAGCTGA